From the genome of Bradyrhizobium sp. ORS 278:
TGAATCTCACCGAGCAGGCGCTCGAACGCTTCATAGTCGGCCGGCTGGATCTGGAGCGGCGGCTGGTTGCTGCCGCCACCGAAGCCGCCAAAGCCACCACCGAGGCCGCTCAGGCCGGAGCGGAAGCTCTGCTGGCCGTCATTGGGGCCCGGCGTCGGGCCGGACGCATAGGCCGGCTGGTTGCGGCGCTGCCACCAGGCCATCGCGAAGCGGACCGCGACCACCACCAGCAGGATCTGCAGGATCAGGCCGATGAACGAGGCGAAGCCGCCGAGGCCGGAGAACAGGCCGCCGCCGAACAGCATGCCGAACAGGCCGGCGCCGAGGAAACCCGCGGCAAGGCCGCCGAGCAGGCCGCCGGCGCGGCCGCCGAACAGGCCGCCGCGGGACGGCGCAGCCTGATTGAAGCCGCCGGGCTGGCCCGGCTGGGTGATGGTGCGGTTGAACTGCGACGCCGATCCCGGCGCGGTCGCGGTCGGAGGCGGCGCGGAGAAGGTGCGCGTGCCGCGGGATCCCGAGCTCGAGCCGCCGCCGATCCGGGCGTCGGCCGCCGAGACGGCGAGCACCGTCGGCAGCGCCAAGGACAGGGCCACGGCCATCGCCTTGAGGAGGCCGCTTTTGCGCTGCAAGAAGCTCATCTGTGTTTCCCATAAGTCCCCGGAATGGGGATGCCCGTAAGATGGGCACTTCGGGCCGAAAAGGAAGGCGGCACGAGGCCGCGCGGCTGCGGCTCTGGGTCGCGGCTTCAAGCCGCTCGCCCGCCTTGTCCGGCTCTTCTGGTAACCTATTGCGGCGCCATGGTTTCCTTCACCGCCGCCACCAGCTGACTGAGCGTGAAGGGTTTTGGCAGAAAGGCGAATTGCTGGTTCTCCGGCAGGCTCTTCTCGAAGGCGTCCTCGGCATAGCCCGACACGAAGATGATCTTGATGTCGGGGTTCTTCTCGCGCATCACCTTCAGCAGCGTCGGCCCGTCCATCTCCGGCATCACCACGTCGGACACCACGAGATCGAGCTCGCCGTTGCATTCCTCCAGCGCCTCCATCGCCTCGATGCCGTTGGAGGCCTCGATGACGCTGTAGCCGCGCGAGCGCAGGCCGCGCGCGTTCAGCGCCCTCAGGCCCTCCTCGTCCTCGACCAGCAGGATGGTGCCCTGCCCGGTCAGATCCGCGCGCGGCTTCGGCGCCTCGGCGGCAGGAGCCGCTTCCTTGGGCCCGCCGTTGGTCGCCTGCGGCTCGGGCTGGACCTCGGGCACGACGATATGGCGCGGCAGGAAGATCTGGAATGCGGTGCCCTTGCCGACCTCGCTGTCGACATAGATGAAGCCGCCGGTCTGCTTGATGATGCCGTAGACGGTCGACAGGCCGAGACCCGTGCCCTTGCCGACCTCCTTGGTCGAGAAGAACGGCTCGAAGATCTTCTCGCGAATTTCTGCGGGAATGCCGGTTCCGGTGTCGCTGATCTCGATCTTGACGTAGTCGGCGACCGGCATGCCCTTGTAGGCCGCCTGCGCCGTCTCCTCGGCCGTCACATTGGCGGTGCGCACCGAGAGCTTGCCGCCATCCGGCATCGCGTCGCGGGCGTTGACGGCGAGGTTCACGATCACCTGCTCGAACTGCGAGACGTCGACCTTGACCGGCCAGAGGTCGCGGCCGTGGCTGAGGTCGAGCTTGACCTTCTCGCCGATCAGCCGGCGCAAGAGCATCGTCAGATCCGACAGCGCATCGCCGAGATCGAGCACCTGCGGCCGCAGGGTCTGGCGGCGCGAGAACGCCAGCAGCTGCCGCACCAGCGTCGCGGCGCGCGTCGCGTTCTGCTTGATCTGCATGATGTCCTGGAACGACGGGTCGGTCGGCTTGTGCGCGTTCAGCAGGAAGTCATTGGCCATCATGATGGCCGAGAGCACGTTGTTGAAGTCGTGGGCGATGCCGCCGGCGAGCTGGCCGACCATCTCCATCTTCTGCGACTGGTTGATCTGGTTCTCCAGCGCCCGCCGCTCGGTGGTCTCGAGCAGATAGACGATCGCGGCTTCCGTCTCGCGCTCGTCCTCGTCGACCGCGGTGACGAAGAACTGGCCGAAGCGCTCTCTCGCGCCCTCAAGCATGACCTCGACCGGCGGGATGTCCGCCTGCCCTTCGGCGGCCTGGTTGATCGCAGCGATCAGCAGGTGGCGGTCGCGCTGGCTGACGGCGCGGAAGATCGATTTCGCCGCGGCCACGTCGCCGCTCACGCTCTGCGCCAGCTTGGCGTAGCGCGCGTTGGCGCGGACCACGGCGCCGCCGCGGTCGACGGTCGCGATCGCCATCGGCGTGTGGTCGAAGAAGCGCATGAAGCGCACCTCGGCGGCGCGCTCCGGATCGGAGCGCTCGTCGCGGGCGCGGCTGATGACCAGGGTGCGCGAGGCGCCCGGCTTGCCGTCGGCGCCGAAGGCGAGCTTGTGATAGAGCCGCGCCGGCATGGTCTTGCCGCCGCGCATCTTCAGGTCGATGTCGAACACCTCGGTGCGGACCTCGCCGGGCACCGCGACGATCGAGGTCAGCAGCGATGCGCCGTCGCCGGAGACGACGTCGGCGAGTTTCAATCCGCCGGAGCCGATCTCGGCGAGATCATAGTCGAGCCAGTTGGCGAGCGTGGCGTTGACGTAGACGAGGCCGCCTTCCGGATTGACCGAGAAAAAGCCGCAGGGCGCATGGTCGAGATATTCGATGGCATGCTGGAGCTCCTGGAACACGTCCTCCTGGCGCTCGCGATCCCTTGTGATGTCAGCGATCGACCACACGGCGTAGCGCTGATAGCGCTTGGTCTGGCCGAGCGGGCGCACCCGCATGCGCAGCCAGCGGCCCTGGCCGCCCTCGGAGGCGGTGATGCGCACCTCCTCCTGCTGCCGCTTGCCCTCGCGCGCCGCTTTCAACAGGCGGAATACGGCCTCGGAGACGTCGGGATTGCCGATGAAGACGCGCTCCACGGGGCGCGCCTCCTGAGCGCTGGCCGCCCCGGTCATGCTCAGATAGGCCGCGTTGGCATAGACCACATGCCCGCGCGGATCGGTCACTGCGAGCCCGTCGAAGGCGTGATCGGCGATCGCGCCCATGACGGGATCGTCGGCCGCCTTGTCGGCGAAGCGGACGATGCCGGCAGCGAAGGCGAACAGGTTGAACAGGCCGACGGTGGCGAGCAGCGACAGCAGGCCGAGAATATAGGGCTGCGCCTGGTTGCGGCCGATCGTCATCAGCGCGATCGCGACCGCGACGAGGCCGAACGCCACCAGCAGGATCAGCAGGATGCTGCCGCTGCGGCGCGGCCGCTCCGGCAGGTTCACCTGGTCCGGTGACGCTTCGTTGTCTGTATCGGCGCTCATGGCTCGAGGACGCGACCTGTCGGCTGGGAGCCCCAGCCCGTTCACGCGGCTCCCGCTCCCACCTGCCTGAATCGACGGGTCAAGCGCAAGCCCGTCAAGCCGATATTCCATGATTTATCCGTATTTTGCGGCCCGTTCCAGGGCCTGCTCGGTTGTCATCGCGGCCGTCCCGAGAGGTTGCGCCGCAGCCCCATCACGTAGCCGATGATCTCCGCGACCGCGTGATAATGTTCCACCGGGATCTCCTCGTCGATCTCGACGGTGGCATACAGCGCCCGCGCCAGCGGCACGTTCTCGACGATCGGGATGTCGTGCGCCTTGGCGATCTCGCGAATCTTGAAGGCGATGTTGTCGACGCCCTTGGCGACGCAGACCGGCGCCTGCATGCCGCGCTCATAGGACAGCGCGACCGAGTAGTGCGTCGGGTTGGTGATGATCACGGAGGCCTTGGGAACCGCGGCCATCATGCGCTTCTTCATGCGCTGCTGGCGGATCTGGCGGATGCGGCCCTTGACGTGCGGATCGCCTTCGGACTGCTTGAACTCCTCCTTCATCTCCTGCAGCGACATCTTCTGCCGCTCGTACCATTGCCGGTACTGGAACAGATAGTCGCCGATCGCGACCAGCGCGAGCAGCGCGACCACCGAGCCCATCAGATGCGTGGTCAGCGACATCGTCACGCCGAGCAGCTCGGCGACGTCCATGTGCAGCAGCGCTTCGAGCCGCAGCCGCTCCGGCCACAGGATCATCACCATCACGGTGCCGAGCAGCACCAGCTTGAATAGGCCTTTGGCGAAGTTGGCCGCCGCCTGCTTGCCGAACAGCCGCTTGGCGCCGGACAGCGGCGAGATCTTGCTCAGCGACGGCTTGAGCGGCTCGCCCGACCACACCAGGCGGTGCTGCATCATGTTGCCGGCGATCGCCGCCAGCATCACCATCAGGATCGGCACGCCGATCGCGGCGATGACGGCGAACGACAGGCTGCGCGCCAGCGCCAGCAGCCCCGCGCCGTCGGTGTGGATCATCCAGGAATTGGCGATCAGATTGCGCATCGGCACCAGCACCGCGGTGCCGATCGAGCCGGAGAACGTCGTCATCACCAGCGTCGCCGCCGCGATCACGAACCAGGTGTTGAGCTCCTGGCTCTTGACGACGTCGCCGCGCTCCAGCGCCTGGTCGAGGCGTTTTTGCGTCGGGTCTTCGGTTTTGTCCTCGGTATCACCCTCCTCGGCCATCGGTCAGGCTCCCCTCACCGCGGCATCAGCTCGTGGAGGACGCCTTCGAAATAGCCGAGAAACGTGCCCATCATCGCGGTGAGCACCAGCGCGAAGATGAGGAAGCCGATCAGGATCGAGAGCGGCGCGCCGACAAAATAGACCTGCATCTGCGGCATCAGCCGCGCCAGCACGCCGAGCCCGATGTTGAAGACCAGGCCGAACACCAGAAACGGTGCCGACAATTGCAGGCCGATCTTGAACGCCGCCGCAAATGCCTTGGTTGCCAGCGAGGCGACATCGCCGCTCGGAACCAGTTCGCCCGGCGCGAAGATCTTGTAGCTGTCGCTCAGCGCCGCGATCACCAGATGATGGCTGTCGGTCGCGAACAGCAAGGTCACGCCGAGCATGGTGAGGAAGTTTCCGATCAGCACGCCCTGCTGGCCCTGCGTCGGATCGACCGCGGTGACGAAGCCGAGCCCCATCTGCTGGGCGATCACCGAGCCCGCGACCTGCAGCGCCGACAACGTCACCCGCGCGGTCGCGCCGAGCACAATGCCGATCACGATCTCGTGCACCATCATGACCACCAGCGGCGACAGCGCCTGCAGGTCGACCTGATAGGCCTGACGGTTGAGCGGCAGCACGATCATCGTCAGCAAGAGCGCGGTGGCGAGCTTGATGCGGACGGGAATGTTGACCTCGCCAAGCCCCGGCAGCAGCATCACCATCGCGGCGATGCGCGCGAAAGCGAGCATGAACACCGCGGCCAAGGTCGGAAGAAACGAGATGTCGATGCGCATCTTCAGCGGTCCCGGCGCCGCCGGCCGCGAGCCGCGGCACGCCGGTTTGCAGAGCGCCAAGCGAGCAAGCCGCTCGCGCCCGATCGAAAGCAGCAGCGCCCCCCGCACCGCCCCTCACGACCGGTCGCAGCGCCCTTGGCTGGGACAGCTCTGCCGCGCCGGACATTGCCTCATCCGCCGATGATTCGCGACGAGATCCGCATCATGTGCTGATGCAGCGCATCGGCCATGAACGGCAGCCCCAACAGCAGCGTGACGAAGATCGCGATGATCTTGGGCACGAACACCAGCGTCTGCTCCTGGATCTGCGTCAGCGCCTGGAACAACGACACGACCACGCCGACGACCAGACCGACCACCATCAAGGGAGAGGAGACGATCACGATCGTCCAGATCGCATCGCGCGCGACGTCGAGCGTTTCAGCTCCGGTCATGTCCTGTCGTCCCTGATCCTGGCGGCGCCGGTCGAGCGCCTTGATGCTGCACACGGCTCCGGCTCGTCCGGCCCCGCAATTCGTGTGACGTGGCACGCACCGGGCGCGTCACGTCGTCAGCGCCCGCAAGCGAGCTCAGATCGTCATCTTCATCACGTCTTCATAGGCCTGGATCACCCGGTCGCGCACCGACACCAGCGTCGACACCGCGACGTCGGTCTCGGCGACCGCGGTGACGACATCCATCACGTTGGCCTTGCCCGAGGCCATCGCGACCGCCTGGCTGTCGGACTTGCGTCCGGTCTCCACGACGCTGCCGATCGCATCCTTCAGCAGCGCGCTGAACGACGGACCACCCTTGTCGGCGCCGGCGCCATTGCCGAGGACGTCACGCACGCGGGCGAGACCGCCGAAGGCGTTGCCCGTACCATTGGTATCGAGCACGCGGGCGGAATTCGCATAGGCATTCGCTGCGGAAATTGGGGAGGCCATGACTTTCGTTCCTGTCCTAGGTCTTCAGAATGTCGAGTGTGCGTTGGATCATGCGGCGCGTAGCGCCGATGATGTTCAAATTCGCCTCGTAGGACCGCTGTGCATCACGCATGTCGGTCATCTCGATGAGCGGATTGACGTTGGGGTACTTGACATTGCCGGACGCGTCCGCGGCCGGGTTACTGGGGTCGTATTTGACGCGGAACGAAGATTGGTCGGGCACCACCTTGCCGAGGGTCACGACCTTGGCGTCGAGCGCGCGGTCGAGGGCCGAGGTGAAGGTCGGGACCTTGCGGCGATAGGGATCGCCGCCGGCCTTCGCAGCGGTGGAATCGGCATTGGCGATGTTCTCGGAGATGACGCGCATCCGCCCGGCCTGCGCGCGCAGGCCCGACGTCGCGATGGTCATCGAGCGCAGGAAATCGCTGGAG
Proteins encoded in this window:
- the flhB gene encoding flagellar biosynthesis protein FlhB; translation: MAEEGDTEDKTEDPTQKRLDQALERGDVVKSQELNTWFVIAAATLVMTTFSGSIGTAVLVPMRNLIANSWMIHTDGAGLLALARSLSFAVIAAIGVPILMVMLAAIAGNMMQHRLVWSGEPLKPSLSKISPLSGAKRLFGKQAAANFAKGLFKLVLLGTVMVMILWPERLRLEALLHMDVAELLGVTMSLTTHLMGSVVALLALVAIGDYLFQYRQWYERQKMSLQEMKEEFKQSEGDPHVKGRIRQIRQQRMKKRMMAAVPKASVIITNPTHYSVALSYERGMQAPVCVAKGVDNIAFKIREIAKAHDIPIVENVPLARALYATVEIDEEIPVEHYHAVAEIIGYVMGLRRNLSGRPR
- the fliE gene encoding flagellar hook-basal body complex protein FliE, translating into MASPISAANAYANSARVLDTNGTGNAFGGLARVRDVLGNGAGADKGGPSFSALLKDAIGSVVETGRKSDSQAVAMASGKANVMDVVTAVAETDVAVSTLVSVRDRVIQAYEDVMKMTI
- the fliR gene encoding flagellar biosynthetic protein FliR, with translation MRIDISFLPTLAAVFMLAFARIAAMVMLLPGLGEVNIPVRIKLATALLLTMIVLPLNRQAYQVDLQALSPLVVMMVHEIVIGIVLGATARVTLSALQVAGSVIAQQMGLGFVTAVDPTQGQQGVLIGNFLTMLGVTLLFATDSHHLVIAALSDSYKIFAPGELVPSGDVASLATKAFAAAFKIGLQLSAPFLVFGLVFNIGLGVLARLMPQMQVYFVGAPLSILIGFLIFALVLTAMMGTFLGYFEGVLHELMPR
- the cckA gene encoding cell cycle histidine kinase CckA; amino-acid sequence: MSADTDNEASPDQVNLPERPRRSGSILLILLVAFGLVAVAIALMTIGRNQAQPYILGLLSLLATVGLFNLFAFAAGIVRFADKAADDPVMGAIADHAFDGLAVTDPRGHVVYANAAYLSMTGAASAQEARPVERVFIGNPDVSEAVFRLLKAAREGKRQQEEVRITASEGGQGRWLRMRVRPLGQTKRYQRYAVWSIADITRDRERQEDVFQELQHAIEYLDHAPCGFFSVNPEGGLVYVNATLANWLDYDLAEIGSGGLKLADVVSGDGASLLTSIVAVPGEVRTEVFDIDLKMRGGKTMPARLYHKLAFGADGKPGASRTLVISRARDERSDPERAAEVRFMRFFDHTPMAIATVDRGGAVVRANARYAKLAQSVSGDVAAAKSIFRAVSQRDRHLLIAAINQAAEGQADIPPVEVMLEGARERFGQFFVTAVDEDERETEAAIVYLLETTERRALENQINQSQKMEMVGQLAGGIAHDFNNVLSAIMMANDFLLNAHKPTDPSFQDIMQIKQNATRAATLVRQLLAFSRRQTLRPQVLDLGDALSDLTMLLRRLIGEKVKLDLSHGRDLWPVKVDVSQFEQVIVNLAVNARDAMPDGGKLSVRTANVTAEETAQAAYKGMPVADYVKIEISDTGTGIPAEIREKIFEPFFSTKEVGKGTGLGLSTVYGIIKQTGGFIYVDSEVGKGTAFQIFLPRHIVVPEVQPEPQATNGGPKEAAPAAEAPKPRADLTGQGTILLVEDEEGLRALNARGLRSRGYSVIEASNGIEAMEALEECNGELDLVVSDVVMPEMDGPTLLKVMREKNPDIKIIFVSGYAEDAFEKSLPENQQFAFLPKPFTLSQLVAAVKETMAPQ
- a CDS encoding Tim44 domain-containing protein → MQRKSGLLKAMAVALSLALPTVLAVSAADARIGGGSSSGSRGTRTFSAPPPTATAPGSASQFNRTITQPGQPGGFNQAAPSRGGLFGGRAGGLLGGLAAGFLGAGLFGMLFGGGLFSGLGGFASFIGLILQILLVVVAVRFAMAWWQRRNQPAYASGPTPGPNDGQQSFRSGLSGLGGGFGGFGGGSNQPPLQIQPADYEAFERLLGEIQSAWSNEDVGRLRLLSTPEMASYFERDLEQNQARGVVNKVTGVKLLQGDLAESWRENGADYATVAMRFTLADKTIERASGRVVEGSDQPQEVTEIWTFLRHPGADWQLSAIQQVS
- the flgC gene encoding flagellar basal body rod protein FlgC: MANDSSDFLRSMTIATSGLRAQAGRMRVISENIANADSTAAKAGGDPYRRKVPTFTSALDRALDAKVVTLGKVVPDQSSFRVKYDPSNPAADASGNVKYPNVNPLIEMTDMRDAQRSYEANLNIIGATRRMIQRTLDILKT
- the fliQ gene encoding flagellar biosynthesis protein FliQ, whose product is MTGAETLDVARDAIWTIVIVSSPLMVVGLVVGVVVSLFQALTQIQEQTLVFVPKIIAIFVTLLLGLPFMADALHQHMMRISSRIIGG